The following nucleotide sequence is from candidate division WOR-1 bacterium RIFOXYB2_FULL_36_35.
ATCATAATCGGGGCATTACTTTGGCGTTACTATCATGCTGTCGATTAATCTTGTTTTTCCGATTCTTCCTGCTATGGCAATGAGAACTTTTTCTTTTCCTATCTCTTTTACTTCTTCCAATGTTTCAGGGTTGACAATGTTTATATAATCTACCCTTACAATTGCCTCAAACCCTATTAACCGACCCAAGCCTACTATTATTTTCCTGCAGTCTGTTTCTCCTCCCTCAATGTCTTTCTTTGCCCTAATTAGCGCTTTATATAATACGGTTGCTGATTTTCTCTCTTTTTCTGAAAGATACTGGTTCCTGGAGCTCATTGCCAAACCATCATATTCTCTTACAGTAGGGCATGTTGCTATTTCAATGGGATAATTTAAATCTCGGGTAATCTTTTTTATTATTAATTGCTGTTGGTAGTCTTTCTCCCCGAAAATTGCGTAGTCTGGTCTTACAATATTAAACAACTTGGTTACAATTGTCGTAACTCCTTTAAAATGGCCAAACCTGAATTTCCCGCACAACCTTCGGCTTAATGTCCCTTCTTCTACCCAGGTATCAAATCCGGAAGAATATAAATCTTTTTCTGATGGAGCAAAAATAATTAT
It contains:
- a CDS encoding pantoate--beta-alanine ligase; translated protein: MKTIKKAKEMSAFSNRAKARGQTLALVPTMGALHEGHLSLVESAKEKANIVIVSIFINPTQFAPTEDLKKYPKNLLKDQKALKLFDPIIIFAPSEKDLYSSGFDTWVEEGTLSRRLCGKFRFGHFKGVTTIVTKLFNIVRPDYAIFGEKDYQQQLIIKKITRDLNYPIEIATCPTVREYDGLAMSSRNQYLSEKERKSATVLYKALIRAKKDIEGGETDCRKIIVGLGRLIGFEAIVRVDYINIVNPETLEEVKEIGKEKVLIAIAGRIGKTRLIDSMIVTPK